One stretch of Lacimicrobium alkaliphilum DNA includes these proteins:
- a CDS encoding EVE domain-containing protein, whose product MAYWLFKTEPQAFSIEDLALRPEQTEPWDGIRNYQARNLLRDQVQTGDQLFIYHSSCPEPGIAGIARVVRGAYPDHTQFDPESPYYDPKSSEENPRWLMVDVQLADVFAEIVSLKQIKANPALEEMMLVRKGNRLSIQPVTPEHGQILLAMAKRR is encoded by the coding sequence ATGGCTTATTGGCTATTTAAGACTGAACCACAGGCTTTCAGTATCGAAGATCTGGCGCTAAGGCCTGAACAGACAGAGCCCTGGGACGGGATAAGAAACTATCAGGCCAGGAACTTATTGCGGGATCAGGTACAAACCGGAGATCAGCTGTTTATTTATCATTCCAGTTGTCCTGAGCCTGGCATTGCCGGGATTGCCAGAGTCGTCAGAGGAGCTTATCCCGATCACACTCAGTTTGATCCTGAAAGTCCTTACTATGATCCGAAAAGCAGTGAGGAAAACCCGCGCTGGTTGATGGTCGATGTGCAATTAGCAGACGTATTTGCTGAAATCGTCAGCCTGAAACAAATTAAGGCCAACCCGGCTCTGGAAGAGATGATGCTGGTCAGAAAAGGCAACCGGCTGTCGATTCAGCCGGTTACCCCGGAGCACGGGCAGATTTTACTGGCTATGGCAAAACGCCGTTAG
- a CDS encoding SulA-like leucine-rich domain-containing protein produces MQAQQPRATGVVGDWLAAHIPGGLSGHPVIAIHSPAGIGELRLLLPNLQANGADNSKLLVWIAPPHKPGAEALQANGFALNRLLIIHPPEPQQALWAAEQCLKSGACHSVLLWHDKLSVAQLQRLQQAARQGLAQLFFLCRAATLSLSLPVSLSIGLQPQPQGLIVTVQKCRGSWPPPPFMLNMSKLWPQLSLTATSSERNSVVTFPGSRAS; encoded by the coding sequence GTGCAAGCCCAACAGCCCCGGGCCACAGGTGTGGTCGGTGACTGGCTGGCAGCGCATATTCCCGGCGGATTAAGCGGTCATCCCGTCATCGCAATACACAGCCCTGCCGGTATTGGTGAGTTGCGTCTGTTACTGCCTAATCTGCAGGCTAACGGGGCTGATAACAGCAAACTGCTGGTATGGATAGCGCCTCCCCACAAACCCGGCGCCGAGGCCCTGCAGGCAAACGGATTTGCCCTCAATCGCCTGCTGATTATCCATCCGCCAGAGCCACAACAGGCGCTTTGGGCGGCTGAACAATGTCTTAAAAGCGGTGCCTGTCATTCAGTGCTGTTGTGGCATGACAAACTCAGCGTTGCACAGTTACAACGCTTGCAACAAGCCGCCAGACAGGGGCTGGCTCAGCTGTTTTTTCTGTGCAGAGCTGCAACACTTAGCCTGTCATTACCTGTCTCTCTGAGTATTGGTCTGCAGCCTCAGCCACAGGGCCTGATAGTAACAGTACAAAAATGCCGAGGCAGCTGGCCCCCGCCACCCTTTATGCTGAATATGAGCAAGCTCTGGCCTCAGCTTAGCCTTACGGCCACAAGTTCAGAAAGGAATTCGGTGGTGACCTTTCCCGGCTCCCGGGCCAGTTAA
- a CDS encoding Y-family DNA polymerase, translating to MSDLWLYLHFPSLQLDCLHSKPGQPVVVLNKADNRIIQLNQTAYQCGIRSGMGLGTAASLCHGLQVAEYQQQLESDKLKDIASWLYGCTSDIALWPPDGLLLRVHPMLSLYGGLQPYWLAVKQRLQPLAFNHTYACGQTPLAARLLAREGLKLIDEEPQKLHEAIRHCPLSATDLSTKQQHQLTRVGVRRVGELLAISTTELSQRFSHDLAIYTGRLSGHFSHPQIFYYPPPHFRQTLTLLYGVENSQRLLSPIQALLLQLEHFLRLRDKLTTRLLLRFVHQDNSTAELCIESAQAEYQASFWQSLIVLKLEKLTLCEAVHAIMLKVTELQDKPGQCQDLFAGQQGRQTPLQLLAQLQAKLGKEALKGLNLDDDFRPEQSTGYTEPDFTGTSCINRTLPSMRPLLLCDPPTALNEKVRLLHGPERIETGWWDSKPVHRDYFIGRCTKGRWLWVYRTPQAQWFIQGVFS from the coding sequence ATGTCTGATCTGTGGCTGTATCTGCATTTTCCATCTCTGCAACTGGACTGTTTACATAGCAAACCCGGCCAGCCAGTTGTGGTGCTGAACAAAGCTGACAACCGTATTATCCAGCTTAATCAGACAGCATATCAATGCGGGATCCGGTCGGGTATGGGGCTGGGCACCGCGGCCTCCCTGTGCCATGGCCTGCAGGTAGCAGAATATCAGCAGCAACTCGAAAGCGACAAACTTAAGGATATTGCCTCCTGGCTATATGGCTGCACCTCAGATATTGCATTATGGCCACCCGACGGATTATTGTTGCGCGTTCATCCCATGCTGTCTTTATACGGTGGCCTGCAACCTTACTGGCTGGCTGTAAAGCAGCGCCTGCAGCCGCTGGCGTTTAACCACACCTATGCCTGTGGTCAGACCCCACTGGCGGCCAGATTACTGGCTCGAGAGGGTCTCAAGCTTATCGATGAGGAGCCGCAAAAGTTGCACGAAGCAATACGGCATTGCCCCTTATCCGCTACGGACCTCAGTACTAAACAGCAACATCAGCTCACCCGGGTCGGGGTCAGGCGTGTCGGCGAACTGCTGGCCATCAGTACCACTGAGCTAAGTCAGCGCTTCAGTCATGATCTCGCCATTTATACAGGGCGTCTCAGTGGCCATTTCAGTCACCCGCAGATCTTTTATTATCCGCCACCACACTTCAGACAAACGCTGACACTACTGTACGGCGTTGAAAACAGCCAACGTCTGCTGTCACCTATTCAGGCTTTGTTACTACAGCTCGAACACTTCTTACGCCTGCGGGACAAGCTCACCACCAGGCTGTTGTTACGCTTTGTTCATCAGGATAACAGCACAGCAGAGCTTTGTATTGAATCGGCCCAGGCCGAATATCAGGCTTCATTCTGGCAGTCGTTAATTGTACTTAAGCTGGAAAAGCTGACGCTGTGTGAAGCGGTGCACGCCATAATGCTGAAGGTCACCGAGTTACAGGATAAGCCAGGTCAATGTCAGGATCTTTTCGCCGGTCAGCAAGGCCGGCAAACACCGTTACAGCTGCTGGCGCAATTACAGGCCAAGCTGGGTAAAGAGGCACTTAAAGGCTTAAACCTTGACGATGACTTTCGCCCGGAACAAAGCACGGGATACACAGAGCCTGACTTTACCGGGACCAGCTGTATTAACCGGACGCTGCCATCAATGCGGCCGCTGTTGCTTTGCGACCCTCCCACAGCCCTGAATGAAAAAGTCAGACTGCTGCATGGTCCGGAGCGGATTGAAACCGGTTGGTGGGACAGCAAGCCGGTACATCGGGATTATTTTATTGGCCGTTGCACAAAAGGGCGCTGGTTGTGGGTATATCGCACCCCACAAGCACAATGGTTTATACAGGGAGTGTTCAGTTGA
- a CDS encoding error-prone DNA polymerase — translation MAYAELFCQSNFSFLQGASHPQELIRQADFLGYEALAITDECSLAGIVRAYTEIKQQQLSIKLIVGSLLRLEPDLQVVLLCPDKNAYSELCRIITNARRRAKKGHYQLHEWDLKSLQHCLLIWLPCGQTTQDQHWAKWLTKHHRERLWLGSRRLLHADEQQHLDHCQQLGLAFDIPITCCTGVLMHQSERLVLQHCLTAIRLKTSVAGLGHRALSNSEASLRPLHKLNKLYPDEWIEQSLQIARRCTFSLDELRYQYPAELVPKGYSATDYLRQLVYEGAAERYPGGIPCKVKTLVEKELALIALKQYEYFFLTIRDIVEFAQKQQILYQGRGSAANSAVCYCLQITAVDPSKSEVLFERFISKERDEPPDIDVDFEHERREEVIQYIYRKYGRERTALAATVITYRLKSAVRDIGKALGIEETQLDFFIKNINRRDSGLSWQLQISELGLDPQSHTAHNLIQLTEALQGFPRHLSQHVGGFVISSGPLYELVPVENAAMQERTVIQWDKDDIESMKLIKVDILALGMLTAIRKCFALIEKHYGRQLSIATISNLGDDPDVYRMIQQADTIGVFQIESRAQMSMLPRLKPRCYYDLVIEIAIVRPGPIQGDMVHPYLRRRDGKERVDYPSDAVKGVLDRTLGVPIFQEQVIQLAMVAAGFSGGEADQLRRAMGSWKRTGELKSFEQKLIKGMLDRGYKRQFAERLYQQICGFGEYGFPESHSASFAVLAYVSAWLKHHYPAAFYTALLNSWPMGFYSPSQLIQDARRHHISVLPVCINHSDHDYTLQAHDKDLAIRIGLRQVKGLSTQSALAIVGHRPKQGFEGTSELRAVVKKDDDLQALASADALRALSRDSESNRYQARWMLMDNTPALPLFSQVEEKKGQWALAPSDIDNMLEDYAATGMTLSTHPIGLLQQAGLLGHITSAKDLPGKAHNSVVRVAGLVQGRQSPGTASGVTFITLEDDTGNINVIVWRATARAQKQAYLKSSILKVTGIIEKGDGGVIHIIAGKLEDLSHQFQQLKIKSRDFH, via the coding sequence ATGGCCTATGCCGAACTTTTTTGTCAGAGTAACTTCTCTTTTTTGCAGGGAGCGTCCCATCCACAAGAACTGATCAGGCAGGCCGATTTTCTGGGTTATGAAGCACTGGCCATCACCGATGAATGTTCTTTAGCTGGTATTGTCAGGGCCTATACCGAGATCAAACAACAGCAGCTGTCCATAAAACTGATCGTGGGTAGTCTGCTGCGCCTTGAGCCCGACCTGCAAGTGGTGCTGCTGTGCCCGGATAAAAATGCCTATTCAGAACTCTGTCGGATTATCACTAACGCCAGACGACGGGCCAAAAAGGGACACTATCAATTACATGAATGGGATCTGAAAAGTCTGCAACATTGTCTGCTTATCTGGTTGCCCTGCGGGCAAACAACACAGGATCAGCATTGGGCAAAGTGGCTGACAAAGCACCACAGGGAGAGATTGTGGCTCGGCAGCAGGCGATTATTGCACGCCGATGAACAACAGCACCTGGATCACTGCCAGCAGCTCGGTCTGGCCTTTGATATTCCGATTACCTGTTGTACCGGCGTATTGATGCACCAGAGCGAACGCCTGGTGCTGCAACACTGTCTTACCGCCATCCGTCTTAAAACTTCTGTTGCCGGATTAGGGCATCGGGCATTATCCAACAGTGAAGCGAGCCTGCGACCGCTGCACAAGCTTAACAAACTTTATCCGGATGAGTGGATAGAGCAAAGCCTGCAGATTGCCAGACGCTGTACCTTCAGTCTGGATGAACTGCGTTATCAATACCCTGCTGAGCTGGTTCCCAAAGGCTATTCAGCTACTGATTACCTCAGACAACTGGTCTATGAGGGCGCGGCTGAACGCTACCCCGGGGGGATCCCTTGTAAAGTCAAAACTCTGGTAGAAAAGGAGCTGGCACTGATTGCACTGAAGCAATACGAGTACTTTTTTCTCACCATCCGGGATATCGTCGAATTTGCCCAAAAGCAACAGATTCTGTACCAGGGGCGCGGCTCAGCCGCTAACTCTGCCGTGTGTTATTGCCTGCAAATTACCGCTGTGGATCCCAGTAAGAGTGAAGTTCTGTTTGAACGATTTATTTCCAAGGAGAGGGATGAGCCACCGGATATTGATGTGGATTTCGAGCATGAGCGCCGTGAAGAGGTTATCCAGTACATTTACAGAAAATATGGCAGGGAAAGAACCGCCCTTGCAGCCACAGTGATTACTTACCGACTCAAAAGTGCTGTGCGGGATATCGGTAAGGCTCTGGGTATTGAGGAAACCCAACTGGATTTTTTTATTAAGAATATCAATCGTCGCGATAGTGGCCTGAGCTGGCAATTACAAATCAGCGAGCTAGGGCTCGATCCACAGAGCCACACGGCCCACAATCTGATCCAGCTGACAGAGGCTTTGCAGGGATTTCCCCGTCACTTATCACAGCATGTGGGCGGCTTTGTCATTTCCTCCGGACCACTCTATGAACTGGTTCCGGTAGAAAATGCCGCCATGCAGGAGCGCACGGTGATCCAGTGGGATAAAGACGATATCGAAAGCATGAAGCTGATAAAAGTCGATATACTGGCATTGGGCATGCTTACTGCTATCCGTAAATGTTTTGCGCTAATCGAAAAACACTACGGCCGACAGCTTAGTATCGCCACCATCAGTAATCTTGGCGATGACCCGGATGTGTACAGGATGATCCAGCAGGCCGATACTATCGGCGTATTTCAGATAGAATCCCGGGCGCAAATGAGTATGCTGCCCAGACTGAAACCCCGCTGTTACTATGATTTGGTGATCGAAATCGCTATCGTCAGACCAGGGCCTATCCAGGGGGATATGGTACACCCCTACCTTCGACGCAGAGATGGCAAAGAACGGGTTGACTACCCCTCAGATGCAGTCAAAGGTGTACTGGACCGCACTCTCGGCGTGCCTATTTTTCAGGAGCAGGTGATCCAACTGGCTATGGTGGCTGCGGGTTTCAGCGGAGGTGAAGCCGATCAGTTGCGCCGGGCTATGGGTAGTTGGAAAAGAACCGGTGAGCTTAAAAGCTTTGAACAGAAACTGATTAAGGGCATGCTCGACAGAGGCTATAAACGGCAATTCGCCGAGCGTTTATACCAGCAAATCTGCGGCTTCGGTGAATATGGTTTTCCTGAATCCCACTCCGCCTCTTTTGCGGTACTGGCTTATGTGTCGGCCTGGCTTAAGCACCATTACCCTGCTGCTTTCTATACCGCCTTGCTGAACAGTTGGCCTATGGGCTTTTATTCGCCATCCCAGTTAATACAGGATGCCCGGCGTCATCATATTAGCGTGCTCCCTGTGTGTATTAACCATTCTGACCATGATTATACACTGCAGGCTCATGACAAAGATCTCGCAATCCGTATTGGCTTGCGACAAGTTAAAGGTCTCAGCACTCAAAGCGCCCTGGCTATAGTCGGTCATAGACCAAAGCAGGGCTTTGAGGGCACATCTGAGCTTCGCGCTGTAGTGAAAAAAGATGACGACCTACAAGCTCTTGCCAGTGCCGATGCCCTGAGAGCCCTGAGCAGAGACAGTGAAAGTAACCGCTACCAGGCCAGGTGGATGCTGATGGACAACACCCCGGCACTGCCTCTGTTTTCTCAGGTTGAAGAAAAAAAAGGACAATGGGCACTAGCCCCCAGCGATATAGATAATATGCTTGAGGACTATGCCGCAACAGGCATGACACTCAGCACTCATCCAATTGGATTATTGCAACAAGCAGGATTACTGGGCCATATAACTTCAGCCAAAGATTTGCCAGGTAAGGCTCATAACAGCGTGGTCAGAGTAGCAGGGCTTGTACAGGGCAGACAAAGCCCCGGAACGGCCTCTGGTGTCACTTTTATTACCCTTGAGGATGATACCGGTAATATTAATGTGATCGTCTGGCGCGCTACCGCCAGAGCACAAAAACAGGCCTATCTTAAATCATCCATCCTCAAAGTGACCGGTATTATCGAGAAAGGTGATGGTGGCGTCATCCATATCATCGCCGGCAAACTGGAAGATCTCAGCCACCAGTTCCAACAGTTAAAAATCAAGTCCCGGGATTTTCATTAA